In Papaver somniferum cultivar HN1 chromosome 1, ASM357369v1, whole genome shotgun sequence, a genomic segment contains:
- the LOC113296697 gene encoding very-long-chain 3-oxoacyl-CoA reductase-like, with amino-acid sequence MRNMASTPSNRGIAAVVGVGPKLGLSIARKFAREGYTVAILARDLGRLSRFAEEIAREEKAQVFAIRIDCSDSRSVREAFESVLSLGFVEVLVYTPNSNNLNLPTNFTDIRIDSFGKSLAVSTVGALQCAQQVIPGMVNRRKGTIIFTGCSASLNGIAGLSELSCGKFALRALSQCMAKEFQPMGIHIAHVIISGVLPLPNRLSSTSISTWPSPSPSSSSSTQRSLTGAGGGGEQNLSHQQQVVGIIGGGGGRLINPDAVAQTCWHLHVQDPTAWTFEIDLH; translated from the exons ATGAGGAATATGGCAAGTACACCGTCAAACAGAGGCATAGCAGCCGTGGTTGGTGTTGGACCAAAACTTGGACTCTCCATTGCAAGAAAATTTGCTCGTGAAGGTTACACCGTAGCAATCTTAGCTAGAGATTTAGGGAGATTATCgagatttgcagaagaaatagcTAGAGAAGAAAAAGCACAAGTTTTTGCTATACGTATAGATTGTTCTGACTCTAGAAGTGTTAGAGAAGCTTTTGAATCTGTACTATCACTTGGATTTGTCGAAGTACTTGTTTACACTCCTAACTCTAATAACCTTAATCTTCCTACCAACTTCACTGATATCCGTATCGATTCCTTCGGGAAATCTCTTGCCGTCTCCACGGTTGGTGCTTTACAGTGTGCCCAACAAGTAATACCTGGAATGGTTAATAGAAGGAAAGGGACTATAATTTTTACAGGCTGCTCTGCATCTCTTAACGGCATTGCTGGTTTATCTGAATTAA GCTGTGGGAAATTTGCACTCAGAGCACTATCACAGTGCATGGCGAAAGAATTCCAACCCATGGGTATCCACATTGCGCATGTTATCATCAGTGGTGTCCTTCCGCTACCAAACAG GTTGTCCTCGACGTCTATATCAACTTGGCCATCGCCATCACCGTCATCATCGTCATCAACACAGAGATCATTGACGGGTGCTGGAGGAGGAGGGGAACAAAATTTAAGTCATCAGCAGCAAGTTGTTGGAATAATTGGTGGAGGAGGAGGGCGTTTGATAAACCCGGACGCGGTGGCCCAGACATGCTGGCACTTGCATGTGCAGGATCCAACTGCCTGGACCTTTGAGATTGACCTCCACTAG